In the Candidatus Margulisiibacteriota bacterium genome, GCGCTGGAGGTGGAGATCACCGGCAAAATGAAACTGAAAAGCGTCAGGCTGCTGAAAGATTTCGCGGCTGCTGACCGCGCCAAAATCGAAAAGATCATTTACGAAGTTTTTAACAAAGCGCTGGAGCGGGTTGGCCAGACCGCCCAGCAAAAACTTTCCGCGGTGACCGGCGGGCTGAAAATTCCCGGACTGCTGTAATGGGGCCGCTCGACGAACTGGCCAAATATTTTCAAAAAATGCCGTCGGTTGGCGCGCGCTTAAGCGCGCGGCTGGCTTTTTTTATTTTGAGCCAGTCGCCGGGCTGGGTAGATGGTTTTGCGCAGGCGCTGCAGGCGGTCAAAAAAAATGTCCGGTATTGTTCCGAATGTCACAATATCACGCTGCAGGATCCCTGCGAGATTTGCCGCGATCAGACGCGCGACCGCGCTCTGCTCTGCGTGGTGGCCGAGCCGCGCGACAGCCAGGCCATCGAAAAGATCGGCTACAAGGGGCTGTACCATATTCTCGGCGGACTGCTTTCGCCGCTGGACAACATCACACCGGAAGTTCTGCGCATCGAGGAATTGGTGCGGAAAATCCAGAACGGTTCTTTTCAGGAAGTGTTTTTTGCGCTCGACCCGACTGTGGAAGGCGAAGCGACGATCATGTATATCTCTGAGCTGCTCAAAGGCTGTGCGGTAAAATTAACGCGTCTGGCTTACGGCCTCTCCACCGGCGCCAATATCGATTATACCGACGAGTTGACCCTGACCCGCGCTTACGAAGGCCGCGTGGCAATTGTTAATTAATTATTAAATATCGTAAAGCTCGCTGATGCTGGCGTGCCGGTGATTGCGCTTGACTGTCTCGGCAAAGAGCGGCGCGATATCAATATTCGATAAATTGTTGATCTTTTTGGCTTTGTCCAGCGGAATAGTGTTGGTTACCACGACTTCTTTGAAAGCGCAGGCGTTCAGCCGCTCGGCCGCCGGTCCGGAAAACACCGCGTGTGTGGCCGCCGCATAGACTTCCTGGGCGCCCTGACTGGTCAAAACGCTATAAGCGTTTTGGATCGAGCCAGCTGTGTCGATGATGTCATCAAATAAAATGCATTTTTTGCCCTGGACTTTGCCGATGACGTGCAGGATCTCCGAGACATTGTGCTCGGGGCGGGATTTATGCAGGATCGCCAGATCAACCTCGAGTTTGTCGGCGAGTTTTTTACAAGCCTTGGCGCGGCCGGTGTCCGGTGACACCACGACGTAATCTTTGTTTTTCTCGCCGATAATGCCGCGGAAATATTTGACGAATAAGACCAGTGAATTTAAATGGTCGACCGGCACGTTGAAAAAACCCTGGATCTGATCAGCGTGCAGATCCATGGTAATAATGCGGTCAATGCCGGCGGCCTCCAGCAGA is a window encoding:
- a CDS encoding YbaB/EbfC family nucleoid-associated protein produces the protein MFGGLGDMAGMLKKVGEMKAKMAAAEKELQNTVVKEISADGALEVEITGKMKLKSVRLLKDFAAADRAKIEKIIYEVFNKALERVGQTAQQKLSAVTGGLKIPGLL
- the recR gene encoding recombination mediator RecR, yielding MGPLDELAKYFQKMPSVGARLSARLAFFILSQSPGWVDGFAQALQAVKKNVRYCSECHNITLQDPCEICRDQTRDRALLCVVAEPRDSQAIEKIGYKGLYHILGGLLSPLDNITPEVLRIEELVRKIQNGSFQEVFFALDPTVEGEATIMYISELLKGCAVKLTRLAYGLSTGANIDYTDELTLTRAYEGRVAIVN
- a CDS encoding ribose-phosphate pyrophosphokinase, which translates into the protein MSNGELRVFPLSSHPEMADKISDLLGIARGQIKRSKFSCGELYTRILENIRGHEVYLVQTSTADVNNDVMELLIAIDSCKRASASSINVIIPHFPYSRQDKKSASREPITGRLIANLLEAAGIDRIITMDLHADQIQGFFNVPVDHLNSLVLFVKYFRGIIGEKNKDYVVVSPDTGRAKACKKLADKLEVDLAILHKSRPEHNVSEILHVIGKVQGKKCILFDDIIDTAGSIQNAYSVLTSQGAQEVYAAATHAVFSGPAAERLNACAFKEVVVTNTIPLDKAKKINNLSNIDIAPLFAETVKRNHRHASISELYDI